The following proteins come from a genomic window of Salvia hispanica cultivar TCC Black 2014 chromosome 4, UniMelb_Shisp_WGS_1.0, whole genome shotgun sequence:
- the LOC125221160 gene encoding BRASSINOSTEROID INSENSITIVE 1-associated receptor kinase 1-like: MAAVHMPLPVADGGCMAAHEDVNRRPPLTWQQRRNIALGAARGLAYLHDKCEETFVHCDVKAANILLDDNFEAVVANFKSAKIMDHNQTHIITTVTGTIGHIASEYLASGKCSDKTDVFSYGAFLLELITGRRIVDLIHVTDENDRMLRRWESMADDEGGDDDEMEAVVKRG, from the exons ATGGCGGCTGTTCATATGCCGCTGCCAGTGGCTGATGGTGGCTGTATGGCTGCTCAC GAAGATGTGAATCGCAGGCCTCCTCTCACTTGGCAACAGAGAAGAAACATAGCACTTGGTGCTGCAAGGGGTCTAGCTTATTTGCATGATAAATGTGAAGAGACATTTGTTCATTGCGATGTCAAAGCTGCAAATATATTGTTAGATGACAACTTCGAAGCAGTTGTTGCTAACTTCAAATCAGCCAAGATCATGGACCACAACCAGACTCATATTATCACTACCGTGACTGGAACAATTGGTCATATAGCCTCTGAGTACCTTGCCAGTGGTAAGTGTTCAGATAAAACTGATGTGTTCAGTTATGGAGCGTTTCTTCTTGAGCTCATCACCGGACGAAGAATTGTTGATCTTATTCACGTAACCGATGAGAATGACAGGAT GTTGAGGAGATGGGAATCAATGGCTGACGATGAAggtggtgatgatgatgagatgGAGGCAGTGGTGAAGAGGGGTTGA